The stretch of DNA CCGAGAACGACGAATTGTTCGCGGGCGGTTGGGTCGCTGCCGGTCAGCCGGCCGACGGTGTTCCATGTGAAGGCCTTGGTTGCGCTCAGTTCGGCCTGAAGAGAAATCGCCGTGCCCTCAGCGAGCGCGGCAACCGCGTTGTAGGCGTCGCGATTGAGCGCCACGCGAGCGGTGCGCACAAGGCCGCCAGCCGGCGGCGTCACTTTGGCAAAGCGGGACCCGGCGCTGACCGGACGCGCGGCCGCAGTCGTCCACTGCTCGGGCGTCTGGGTCGCAAGTGTGATGACCAGAGCTGCGCCGACGGTGGGCTGTGGTGCACCGCCACGACCGCGACTGCCTGCTGCGGGCGGGCCTGCCGGCGCCTCGGGCATCAGGACGACAGAACCAGCGGGCACCGATGTGGCACCAAGAGCAAGCTTCACCAGAGGACCGCTGACCTTGGCGCCTGTCAGCGCAGTCACGAGCATTTCCTTCCCGTGCGTGAACTGGCTCGTGCCCGCTGAAAGCACGGCCGGCGCCGACATCTGCTCGCGCAGGATCTCGGCCGCCTGCACGTAGCCGCCGTTATCACCCATCGGCTCGAGGTTCCACAACTGGAACTGCGAGGCGATGTACGTGGCGGCGATCCACTCATCGCGGCTGTTGCTGGCCCGGCCGTTCATCGCGTCACTGGCGAGGAATTCCAGGTGCGCCCGAAGGCTGCGCTCGGTGATGGAGTCGGCAGACCCGGGGCGAGGCGTCTGCGCCTCAACGTCCGGCCGCGCTGTGGCCGCATAGGCGGCAGCGAGGCCAACACACGTCAGAGATATGAGAAGGGTACGGGATCGATGTGCACTCATGCACCGCGTAGAATACGCCAATGCGACGTCTCTTGCGCGTGGTCCGTTGGCTGCTGCTCCTGGTCATCCTTCTTACCCTGATCACCGCAGGGTGGGCCTGGATACAGTTGGGACGCAGCCTGCCGCAACTCGATGGCACCCTCACAGTTGCAGGACTCTCGGCTCCGGTCACCGTTGATCGCGACGCGCTTGGAGTGCCGACCATCAAGGGCTCCACAAGACTCGACGTCGCCCGCGCCCTTGGTTTCATCCACGCGCAGGATCGTTTCTTCCAGATGGACCTGTCGCGACGCCGTGCGGCCGGGGAACTGTCTGAACTCTTCGGGCGCGCCGCCCTCACCACTGACCAGGGCGCAAGGCTGCACCGTTTTCGCCAC from Acidobacteriota bacterium encodes:
- a CDS encoding penicillin acylase family protein, whose protein sequence is MRRLLRVVRWLLLLVILLTLITAGWAWIQLGRSLPQLDGTLTVAGLSAPVTVDRDALGVPTIKGSTRLDVARALGFIHAQDRFFQMDLSRRRAAGELSELFGRAALTTDQGARLHRFRHRAAAVIAATSPSDLALADAYVDGVNAGLKALDALPFSTCCWVKRRPHGPAKTRSS
- a CDS encoding M20/M25/M40 family metallo-hydrolase gives rise to the protein MSAHRSRTLLISLTCVGLAAAYAATARPDVEAQTPRPGSADSITERSLRAHLEFLASDAMNGRASNSRDEWIAATYIASQFQLWNLEPMGDNGGYVQAAEILREQMSAPAVLSAGTSQFTHGKEMLVTALTGAKVSGPLVKLALGATSVPAGSVVLMPEAPAGPPAAGSRGRGGAPQPTVGAALVITLATQTPEQWTTAAARPVSAGSRFAKVTPPAGGLVRTARVALNRDAYNAVAALAEGTAISLQAELSATKAFTWNTVGRLTGSDPTAREQFVVLGAHLDHIGMRENAPGPDKIYNGADDDASGTVAVMALAQALAAGPRPKRTLVFALFGSEEGGGAVSGSSYFVELPVVPIEKMVAQLQFEMLARPDPMVPARSLWLTGYERSNLGPELAKQGARLVQDPRPDQSFFTRSDNIKFARKGVISHTVSSFNLHTDYHQAGDEVSKVDFVHMLDAVRSMLEPVRWLANSTFTPVWAPEGRPR